In a genomic window of Chloroflexota bacterium:
- a CDS encoding 2-oxoisovalerate dehydrogenase, whose amino-acid sequence MAHRFTEIIFEVTEDEGCYVACAMGYGIAARSENVKDLKEKVREAILAHFDSADDRPRIVRLHFVREELLPL is encoded by the coding sequence ATGGCGCATCGCTTCACTGAGATCATCTTCGAGGTCACAGAAGACGAAGGCTGTTACGTTGCCTGCGCGATGGGCTACGGTATCGCCGCTCGTAGCGAGAACGTGAAAGACCTCAAGGAAAAGGTGCGCGAGGCCATACTTGCTCATTTCGATTCTGCCGATGATCGGCCACGCATCGTGCGGCTGCACTTTGTACGCGAGGAACTGCTTCCCCTGTAG
- a CDS encoding 2-oxoisovalerate dehydrogenase E1 subunit beta has product MSGAGKPGGEITFEVMEDIVDGGYYASALEHSIHTQGSSLEELRWMVRDAIECHFDTEEERPSVARLHFTWDEVLAV; this is encoded by the coding sequence ATGAGCGGCGCCGGCAAGCCCGGAGGAGAGATAACGTTCGAGGTCATGGAAGACATCGTCGATGGCGGATATTACGCCAGCGCTTTGGAGCATAGCATTCACACCCAGGGAAGCTCTCTGGAAGAACTGCGCTGGATGGTTCGTGATGCCATTGAATGCCACTTCGATACGGAAGAGGAACGCCCATCTGTGGCCCGCCTTCACTTCACATGGGACGAAGTGCTAGCAGTATGA
- a CDS encoding type II toxin-antitoxin system HicA family toxin gives MRLPRDVSGDDLVRRLRRLGYEQIRQRGSHMRITTQVNGRHSDTVPGQRNIRPGLLNSILKRVADHHSMTVEELLDLLDL, from the coding sequence ATGAGATTGCCCAGAGATGTCAGTGGCGATGATCTCGTTCGACGGCTGCGGCGGCTGGGCTATGAACAGATAAGGCAACGCGGATCTCATATGCGCATTACAACTCAGGTGAATGGACGCCATTCCGATACTGTTCCCGGCCAACGCAACATTCGGCCTGGACTGTTGAATAGCATCCTCAAGAGAGTCGCAGACCACCACAGCATGACCGTAGAAGAACTATTGGATCTCCTTGACCTCTAG
- a CDS encoding MFS transporter has protein sequence MAHQPGADQAPPRLSARVHPLASLAYRDYRLLFLGGFFSGSANQMRQAFNLWLVYDISESALLVGFTGIFMVIPALTLGLFAGALADVFDRRKLLMLVNGFSMIPPLAIGALLLTSSLEVWHVYGFTSLTALINVAQGPARNSLVPKLVPSTHLMNAVTLNGSLQQVTFFFGPLLGGLMVETLGAGTTYIINAFILLPAAIIPALIRTSGKPEGGRGRVSIGMVFDGMRFVWSRRILFGLYVTDFGLSSVGYFRPMLTILASDVFHVGPAGLGLLFSAPAIGAVVGFITMLFVGEVRRKGALFLIAVMGYALGLVFLGLSQWFWMGMAAGLILGYTDSISLVLRQTLTQLLSPDNYRGRATAFTRLFAQSGNAIGATEAGFVAQAIGPGGALVVGGAVGAGLILTVGLAWRGMWRYRSDVPQS, from the coding sequence ATGGCCCACCAGCCAGGGGCTGACCAGGCCCCACCACGCCTCAGCGCGAGGGTCCATCCCTTGGCCTCGCTGGCTTACCGAGACTACCGCCTGCTCTTCCTCGGCGGCTTCTTCTCGGGCTCCGCCAATCAGATGCGGCAGGCCTTCAACCTCTGGCTGGTCTACGACATCTCCGAGTCGGCGTTGCTCGTCGGCTTCACCGGCATCTTCATGGTCATCCCCGCCCTCACCCTCGGCCTCTTCGCCGGCGCCCTCGCAGACGTCTTCGACCGCCGCAAGCTGCTGATGCTGGTCAACGGCTTCAGCATGATCCCACCCCTGGCCATCGGCGCGCTGCTGCTGACCAGCAGCCTGGAGGTCTGGCACGTCTACGGCTTCACCAGCCTGACCGCCCTCATCAACGTCGCGCAGGGCCCGGCCCGCAACTCGCTGGTGCCCAAGCTCGTGCCGAGCACCCACCTCATGAACGCCGTCACGCTCAACGGCAGCCTGCAGCAGGTCACCTTCTTCTTCGGTCCACTCCTCGGCGGCCTCATGGTGGAGACGCTGGGCGCCGGGACCACCTACATCATCAACGCCTTCATCCTGCTGCCGGCGGCGATCATCCCGGCCCTCATCCGCACCTCCGGCAAGCCCGAGGGCGGAAGGGGCCGAGTCTCCATCGGCATGGTCTTCGACGGTATGCGGTTCGTCTGGTCGAGGCGCATCCTCTTCGGCCTCTACGTCACCGACTTCGGCCTCTCCTCCGTGGGCTACTTCCGCCCGATGCTCACCATCCTCGCCAGCGACGTCTTTCACGTCGGGCCCGCGGGGTTGGGACTTCTGTTCTCCGCGCCTGCCATAGGCGCAGTCGTGGGGTTCATCACCATGCTGTTCGTAGGCGAAGTGCGGCGGAAGGGCGCCCTCTTCCTCATCGCCGTGATGGGCTATGCCCTTGGGCTGGTTTTTCTGGGGCTGTCGCAGTGGTTCTGGATGGGGATGGCCGCGGGACTCATACTCGGCTACACGGACTCGATCAGCCTCGTGCTGCGCCAGACGCTGACCCAGCTTCTCTCGCCCGACAACTACCGGGGCCGCGCGACGGCCTTCACGCGCCTCTTCGCGCAGAGCGGCAACGCCATAGGCGCAACGGAAGCAGGCTTCGTGGCGCAGGCAATTGGCCCCGGAGGCGCGCTTGTCGTGGGAGGCGCGGTCGGAGCGGGCCTCATCCTGACTGTGGGGCTGGCGTGGCGCGGCATGTGGCGCTACCGGTCGGACGTGCCGCAGTCCTGA